From Corvus moneduloides isolate bCorMon1 chromosome 4, bCorMon1.pri, whole genome shotgun sequence, one genomic window encodes:
- the HELB gene encoding DNA helicase B isoform X2, which translates to MRSWRPPGGSCRPRCPRAAPECDVPESWKEKFFAWLPMESVLSFRNLEEKLKQFQVSQLQPRRIQRDTKDYDIFYYVSKSFAGKAVLGALAFPRILEFLPILLPRHFCCVLDKMCWQRKADMDGEEVADEMVTKLDEILKDEPWKLGFSRIMYKELNLSYCEATWAAFCQCEHLLWKIPDLQKNALILYDQLKTRCRQMGHTYEDQDELAHFVSKHMSIEHVWQSLEFLKDQSVVIREKKLVFLPHLYKSEKDIAMYVGDLLSNHTWKLDVDVKKILSISEASRETVDNKMNINQAHDMKENTPDNPNGENHFPEKDVGSMSVVQSKAEVDEDQLIAVKKICSNPVTIISGKGGCGKSTIVSCLFRHLKQMEIEVEAASKDFEEDLDASEEWNTFDHHWESENMYAKKFLNVLFTAPTGRATSLLREKTQLPAYTLHQIIYSFKSWRRTEQAQPWKFSAVTVLIVDEGSLVSVHILSLVLKLLCEHAQLAKLIILGDTRQLPSIDPGNMLADIFEGLKSRGFSVELRTNHRAESQLIVDNASRISHRQLPEFDEVLKVSAWNEEITMPSPEKKFIFIALAAGGNCDNLQTAIKILLKKGPGLEDAKQSQFIAFRRQDCDLINELCCQHYSNHLTRDHKNRLLFQVGDKIACTRNVYLKDLLAACGVGEGPNGHECRSGGTTPTAEADEEGKRLCNGDIFFITGDEEIDKEHFLTISSMYGSTFTVNYKALRKLCHIKHAWARTIHTFQGSEERTVVYVVGNAGWQHWQHVYTAVTRGRCRVYIVAEELHLRRAIKRKNVPRKTRLQRFLREAIAETNNCPKQISSPLMKCWQSQELETESVSVTQGAPDPPELQSELMTQEGSSVLSKEQTGSLLQSPCKRQIPAPQDVTKIPPTTVAESPLGSSRLKNLTLGQPIPKKLFKS; encoded by the exons ATGCGCTCCTGGAGGCCGCCGGGCGGGAGCTGTcggccgcgctgcccccgcgccgcgccg GAATGTGATGTTCCTGAaagttggaaagaaaaattttttgcTTGGCTTCCTATGGAGTCAGTGCTGAGTTTTAgaaatctggaagaaaaactaaaacagTTCCAAGTTTCACAGTTACAGCCAAGGAGGATCCAAAGAGATACCAAGGATTATGACATCTTCTATTATGTTTCAAAATCAT TTGCAGGAAAGGCGGTACTGGGAGCTCTGGCTTTTCCGAGGATACTGGAGTTCTTGCCCATTCTTCTGCCACGCCACTTTTGCTGTGTGTTAGATAAGATGTGTTGGCAAAGAAAGGCTGATATGGATGGTGAGGAGGTAGCTGATGAGATGGTAACAAAATTGGATGAGATACTAAAGGATGAGCCATGGAAACTTGGATTCAGCAGG ATTATGTATAAGGAGTTGAATCTTTCTTACTGTGAGGCAACGTGGGCCGCCTTCTGTCAGTGTGAACATCTCCTCTGGAAGATTCCTGACTTGCAGAAGAATGCATTAATTCTGTATGATCAGCTCAAGACACGCTGTAGACAAATGGGACACACATATGAAGATCAAGATGAATTAGCTCATTTTGTATCCAAACACATGTCCATTGAGCATGTTTGGCAATCTCTTGAATTTTTGAAAGATCAGAGTGTAGTGATTAGGGAGAAAAAGCTGGTGTTTCTGCCTCATCTTTACAAATCGGAAAAAGATATTGCAATGTATGTAGGTGATCTGCTGTCAAACCACACATGGAAACTGGATGTGGATGTGAAAAAGATACTTAGCATTTCTGAGGCATCAAGAGAAACCGTAGATAACAAAATGAATATTAACCAGGCACATGACATGAAGGAAAATACTCCAGACAATCCTAACGGTGAAAATCACTTTCCTGAAAAGGATGTGGGCTCTATGTCTGTTGTCCAAAGTAAAGCAGAGGTGGACGAAGATCAGTTGattgctgtgaaaaaaatttgtTCTAATCCTGTCACAATCATAAGTGGAAAAGGAGGCTGTGGGAAGAGTACAATAGTTAGCTGCCTTTTTCGTCATTTAAAGCAGATGGAAATAGAAGTGGAAGCTGCTTCTAAGGACTTTGAAGAAGACTTGGATGCATCTGAGGAATGGAATACATTTGATCACCACTGGGAGTCAGAGAATATGtatgcaaaaaaatttttgaatGTACTATTCACTGCACCTACAGGGAGGGCAACAAGtcttttgagagaaaaaacTCAGCTTCCTGCATATACACTGCATCAG aTTATCTATAGTTTTAAATCGTGGAGGCGGACTGAACAAGCACAGCCGTGGAAGTTTTCTGCAGTTACGGTTCTGATTGTGGATGAAGGAAGTTTGGTGTCTGTACACATTCTTAGTTTAGTTTTAAAACTCTTGTGCGAGCATGCTCAGCTTGCTAAACTTATTATTCTAG GTGATACTAGACAGCTACCAAGCATAGACCCAGGAAACATGTTAGCTGATATCTTTGAGGGTCTAAAATCAAGAGGCTTTTCTGTGGAACTGCGAACTAACCATAGAGCTGAATCGCAACTAATTGTAGATAATGCATCAAG AATCTCTCACCGGCAGCTTCCTGAATTTGATGAGGTGCTGAAAGTTTCTGCTTGGAATGAGGAAATAACAATGCCAAGCCCGgagaagaaatttatttttattgctttggcTGCTGGCGGGAATTGTGACA atttacaAACTGCCATAAAGATTTTACTTAAAAAAGGGCCAGGATTGGAGGATGCCAAACAATCACAATTCATTGCTTTCAGAAG GCAAGACTGTGATCTAATAAATGAACTTTGTTGCCAACACTATTCAAATCATTTAACCAG AGACCATAAGAACCGACTTCTATTTCAAGTGGGGGACAAGATTGCCTGCACACGCAATGTGTATCTCAAGGATCTCTTGGCAGCCTGTGGTGTTGGAGAGGGTCCTAATGGCCATGAATGCAGAAGTGGAGGAACCACACCCACTGCAGAGGCTGATGAGGAGGGCAAAAGACTCTGCAATGGAGATATATTTTTCATAACAGGG GATGAAGAAATTGATAAAGAGCACTTCCTGACCATCAGCAGCATGTACGGCTCCACGTTCACTGTGAACTACAAAGCACTGAGGAAGCTGTGTCACATAAAGCATGCCTGGGCCAGAACTATTCACACATTCCAG GGCTCCGAGGAAAGGACCGTTGTGTACGTGGTTGGCAATGCCggctggcagcactggcagcacgTGTACACAGCTGTGACCAGGGGCCGCTGCCGCGTCTACATCGTGGCTGAAGAGCTGCACCTCAGGAGAGcaataaagagaaagaatgtGCCCAGAAAAACACGTTTGCAGAGATTTTTGAGAGAGGCAATTGCAGAAACAAACAACTGTCCCAAACAAATATCCTCTCCCCTGATGAAGTGCTGGCAAAGTCAAGAGCTCGAGACTGAGTCTGTTTCTGTAACTCAAGGTGCTCCTGACCCACCTGAACTTCAGAGTGAGCTCATGACACAGGAAGGGTCATCAGTTCTCAGTAAAGAGCAGACAGGCAGTTTGCTGCAAAGTCCATGTAAAAGACAAATTCCTGCACCTCAGGATGTTACAAAAATACCCCCT ACAACAGTAGCAGAATCCCCACTTGGATCTTCCAGACTTAAGAATCTAACTTTGGGACAGCCAATTCCTaagaagctttttaaaagctaa
- the HELB gene encoding DNA helicase B isoform X1, with protein MAVSGGQRGPPLDLWGHLRPLRQEAAGDEEESDEDFEEEPLLAEDALLEAAGRELSAALPPRRAVIIQECGTKKEYEVVGRFPLVDPWWKVNVKAKKMGSKYFVQGYPSYFLQTDVEENNRQVFSLFLKECDVPESWKEKFFAWLPMESVLSFRNLEEKLKQFQVSQLQPRRIQRDTKDYDIFYYVSKSFAGKAVLGALAFPRILEFLPILLPRHFCCVLDKMCWQRKADMDGEEVADEMVTKLDEILKDEPWKLGFSRIMYKELNLSYCEATWAAFCQCEHLLWKIPDLQKNALILYDQLKTRCRQMGHTYEDQDELAHFVSKHMSIEHVWQSLEFLKDQSVVIREKKLVFLPHLYKSEKDIAMYVGDLLSNHTWKLDVDVKKILSISEASRETVDNKMNINQAHDMKENTPDNPNGENHFPEKDVGSMSVVQSKAEVDEDQLIAVKKICSNPVTIISGKGGCGKSTIVSCLFRHLKQMEIEVEAASKDFEEDLDASEEWNTFDHHWESENMYAKKFLNVLFTAPTGRATSLLREKTQLPAYTLHQIIYSFKSWRRTEQAQPWKFSAVTVLIVDEGSLVSVHILSLVLKLLCEHAQLAKLIILGDTRQLPSIDPGNMLADIFEGLKSRGFSVELRTNHRAESQLIVDNASRISHRQLPEFDEVLKVSAWNEEITMPSPEKKFIFIALAAGGNCDNLQTAIKILLKKGPGLEDAKQSQFIAFRRQDCDLINELCCQHYSNHLTRDHKNRLLFQVGDKIACTRNVYLKDLLAACGVGEGPNGHECRSGGTTPTAEADEEGKRLCNGDIFFITGDEEIDKEHFLTISSMYGSTFTVNYKALRKLCHIKHAWARTIHTFQGSEERTVVYVVGNAGWQHWQHVYTAVTRGRCRVYIVAEELHLRRAIKRKNVPRKTRLQRFLREAIAETNNCPKQISSPLMKCWQSQELETESVSVTQGAPDPPELQSELMTQEGSSVLSKEQTGSLLQSPCKRQIPAPQDVTKIPPTTVAESPLGSSRLKNLTLGQPIPKKLFKS; from the exons ATGGCGGTGTCCGGCGGGCAGCGGGGGCCGCCCCTGGACCTGTGGGGGCACCTGCGGCCGCTGCGGCAGGAGGCAGCGGGCGACGAGGAGGAGAGCGACGAGGACTTCGAGGAGGAGCCGCTGCTGGCGGAGGATGCGCTCCTGGAGGCCGCCGGGCGGGAGCTGTcggccgcgctgcccccgcgccgcgccg TTATTATACAGGAATGTGGCACCAAAAAGGAGTATGAAGTAGTTGGACGTTTTCCATTAGTTGACCCTTGGTGGAAAGTTAATGTTAAAGCTAAAAAAATGGGGTCAAAGTACTTTGTGCAAGGATATCCATCGTATTTTCTGCAGACTGATGTAGAAGAAAACAACCGACAAGTATTTTCACTCTTTCTTAAGGAATGTGATGTTCCTGAaagttggaaagaaaaattttttgcTTGGCTTCCTATGGAGTCAGTGCTGAGTTTTAgaaatctggaagaaaaactaaaacagTTCCAAGTTTCACAGTTACAGCCAAGGAGGATCCAAAGAGATACCAAGGATTATGACATCTTCTATTATGTTTCAAAATCAT TTGCAGGAAAGGCGGTACTGGGAGCTCTGGCTTTTCCGAGGATACTGGAGTTCTTGCCCATTCTTCTGCCACGCCACTTTTGCTGTGTGTTAGATAAGATGTGTTGGCAAAGAAAGGCTGATATGGATGGTGAGGAGGTAGCTGATGAGATGGTAACAAAATTGGATGAGATACTAAAGGATGAGCCATGGAAACTTGGATTCAGCAGG ATTATGTATAAGGAGTTGAATCTTTCTTACTGTGAGGCAACGTGGGCCGCCTTCTGTCAGTGTGAACATCTCCTCTGGAAGATTCCTGACTTGCAGAAGAATGCATTAATTCTGTATGATCAGCTCAAGACACGCTGTAGACAAATGGGACACACATATGAAGATCAAGATGAATTAGCTCATTTTGTATCCAAACACATGTCCATTGAGCATGTTTGGCAATCTCTTGAATTTTTGAAAGATCAGAGTGTAGTGATTAGGGAGAAAAAGCTGGTGTTTCTGCCTCATCTTTACAAATCGGAAAAAGATATTGCAATGTATGTAGGTGATCTGCTGTCAAACCACACATGGAAACTGGATGTGGATGTGAAAAAGATACTTAGCATTTCTGAGGCATCAAGAGAAACCGTAGATAACAAAATGAATATTAACCAGGCACATGACATGAAGGAAAATACTCCAGACAATCCTAACGGTGAAAATCACTTTCCTGAAAAGGATGTGGGCTCTATGTCTGTTGTCCAAAGTAAAGCAGAGGTGGACGAAGATCAGTTGattgctgtgaaaaaaatttgtTCTAATCCTGTCACAATCATAAGTGGAAAAGGAGGCTGTGGGAAGAGTACAATAGTTAGCTGCCTTTTTCGTCATTTAAAGCAGATGGAAATAGAAGTGGAAGCTGCTTCTAAGGACTTTGAAGAAGACTTGGATGCATCTGAGGAATGGAATACATTTGATCACCACTGGGAGTCAGAGAATATGtatgcaaaaaaatttttgaatGTACTATTCACTGCACCTACAGGGAGGGCAACAAGtcttttgagagaaaaaacTCAGCTTCCTGCATATACACTGCATCAG aTTATCTATAGTTTTAAATCGTGGAGGCGGACTGAACAAGCACAGCCGTGGAAGTTTTCTGCAGTTACGGTTCTGATTGTGGATGAAGGAAGTTTGGTGTCTGTACACATTCTTAGTTTAGTTTTAAAACTCTTGTGCGAGCATGCTCAGCTTGCTAAACTTATTATTCTAG GTGATACTAGACAGCTACCAAGCATAGACCCAGGAAACATGTTAGCTGATATCTTTGAGGGTCTAAAATCAAGAGGCTTTTCTGTGGAACTGCGAACTAACCATAGAGCTGAATCGCAACTAATTGTAGATAATGCATCAAG AATCTCTCACCGGCAGCTTCCTGAATTTGATGAGGTGCTGAAAGTTTCTGCTTGGAATGAGGAAATAACAATGCCAAGCCCGgagaagaaatttatttttattgctttggcTGCTGGCGGGAATTGTGACA atttacaAACTGCCATAAAGATTTTACTTAAAAAAGGGCCAGGATTGGAGGATGCCAAACAATCACAATTCATTGCTTTCAGAAG GCAAGACTGTGATCTAATAAATGAACTTTGTTGCCAACACTATTCAAATCATTTAACCAG AGACCATAAGAACCGACTTCTATTTCAAGTGGGGGACAAGATTGCCTGCACACGCAATGTGTATCTCAAGGATCTCTTGGCAGCCTGTGGTGTTGGAGAGGGTCCTAATGGCCATGAATGCAGAAGTGGAGGAACCACACCCACTGCAGAGGCTGATGAGGAGGGCAAAAGACTCTGCAATGGAGATATATTTTTCATAACAGGG GATGAAGAAATTGATAAAGAGCACTTCCTGACCATCAGCAGCATGTACGGCTCCACGTTCACTGTGAACTACAAAGCACTGAGGAAGCTGTGTCACATAAAGCATGCCTGGGCCAGAACTATTCACACATTCCAG GGCTCCGAGGAAAGGACCGTTGTGTACGTGGTTGGCAATGCCggctggcagcactggcagcacgTGTACACAGCTGTGACCAGGGGCCGCTGCCGCGTCTACATCGTGGCTGAAGAGCTGCACCTCAGGAGAGcaataaagagaaagaatgtGCCCAGAAAAACACGTTTGCAGAGATTTTTGAGAGAGGCAATTGCAGAAACAAACAACTGTCCCAAACAAATATCCTCTCCCCTGATGAAGTGCTGGCAAAGTCAAGAGCTCGAGACTGAGTCTGTTTCTGTAACTCAAGGTGCTCCTGACCCACCTGAACTTCAGAGTGAGCTCATGACACAGGAAGGGTCATCAGTTCTCAGTAAAGAGCAGACAGGCAGTTTGCTGCAAAGTCCATGTAAAAGACAAATTCCTGCACCTCAGGATGTTACAAAAATACCCCCT ACAACAGTAGCAGAATCCCCACTTGGATCTTCCAGACTTAAGAATCTAACTTTGGGACAGCCAATTCCTaagaagctttttaaaagctaa